The Canis lupus familiaris isolate Mischka breed German Shepherd chromosome X, alternate assembly UU_Cfam_GSD_1.0, whole genome shotgun sequence genome has a segment encoding these proteins:
- the TRO gene encoding LOW QUALITY PROTEIN: trophinin (The sequence of the model RefSeq protein was modified relative to this genomic sequence to represent the inferred CDS: inserted 1 base in 1 codon; substituted 5 bases at 5 genomic stop codons) yields the protein MDRRNDRNYRILPFQSKHLNGDERGGSNYRLIPWGWRPLPAXNVAILQERANKLVKYLLVKDXKIPIKCSDMLKDVIQEYDEYFPEIIEXASYALEKMFXVNLKEIDKQSNLHILISIQEFSAGILGMVKDSPKLGLLMVLLSIIFMNGNWSSEAVIWEVLRKLGLRPGVRHSLFGEIRKLIPDEFVKQKYLEYKRVPNSRSPEYEFWGLHSYHETSKMKVLKFSCKMQKKDIKDWAAXYQAVEMEVQAAAVAVAEAEARAEARAEARSQMRIGEEAVAGPWNWDDMAIDCLTKEELGDNAQSWNRFXFEIETRAQENAEASTNIDFNRGASTRVTFSDNASISFSATPRPSGGFGGRAGISFGGTPRTSSSFSSTASICISGIPSTSTSFGGAASTSSSFNSEACISFSGILCTSAIFGGGVSSSFSVSLSTSPSFSGGASSGFGGTLSTTTGFNGAFTTSSRFSSMPRTSSVFSGALSIRTGFGGTLSTSVCFGFSPSSGASFGGTLNTSFCFGGSPSTTTGFDGVLSTSVPFGGSSSTSTDFGGTLSTSICFGGSSSTGASFGGSFSTSAGFSSAVSTSASFSSAPSTISGFGSMFSTNADFSGALSTTTDSGIAPSTSIGFGGIPSTSLCFGSMSNTNLCFGGPPSTSTCFSGATSASFGDGSSTAAGFIFGNGLSTNAGFRGGLSTSAGFRSGLGTSAIFSSELNTSAGFGGGLISNDGFGDGLGTNAGFSSTLGTSAGFSGGLSISDGFGAGPNNSFNRGPSTIIGFGSGSNTSTGFIGEPCTSTSFNCGPSSITGFSSGPSSSAGFGGGLRNGAGFSGGATRLGACSFSYG from the exons TCAAAGCATCTGAATGGAGATGAGAGAGGTGGTAGTAATTACAGGTTGATCCCATGGGGCTGGAGGCCTCTGCCAGCCTGAAACGTGGCCATTTTGCAAGAAAGG GCAAATAAGTTGGTGAAATACCTGTTGGTTAAGG CAAAGATCCCCATCAAGTGCTCAG ACATGCTGAAGGATGTCATCCAAGAATATGATGAATATTTCCCAGAGATCATTGAATGAGCAAGCTACGCTCTGGAGAAA ATGTTTTGAGtcaatctgaaagaaattgataaGCAAAGTAACTTGCATATTCTCATCAGCATTCAGGAATTCTCTGCAGGCATACTGGGAAT GGTTAAGGATTCGCCAAAGCTAGGTCTCCTCATGGTGCTCCTTAGCATCATCTTTATGAATGGAAATTGGTCCAGTGAGG CTGTCATCTGGGAGGTGCTGCGCAAGCTGGGGCTGCGCCCTGG GGTGAGGCACTCTCTCTTTGGGGAAATAAGGAAGCTCATCCCAGACGAATTTGTGAAGCAGAA GTACCTGGAGTACAAGAGGGTCCCTAACAGCAGATCACCTGAATATGAATTCTGGGGCTTGCACTCTTACCATGAGACTAGCAAGATGAAAGTCCTCAAGTTTTCATGCAAG ATGCAGAAGAAAGACATCAAAGACTGGGCTGCTTAGTACCAGGCGGTAGAGATGGAAGTGCAAGCTGCAGCTGTGGCTGTGGCTGAGGCTGAGGCAAGGGCTGAGGCAAGGGCTGAGGCAAGATCCCAGATGAGGATTGGAGAAGAAGCTGTGGCTGGGCCCTGGAATTGGGATGACATGGCTATCGACTGCCTAACAAAGGAAGAGTTAGGTGATAATGCTCAGTCCTGGAAcagattttaatttgaaattgaGACCAGAGCCCAAGAAAATGCCGAAGCCAGCACCAACATCGACTTCAACAGAGGAGCTAGTACCAGGGTTACCTTCAGTGATAATGCTAGCATTAGCTTCAGTGCTACGCCCAGACCCAGTGGTGGCTTTGGTGGCAGAGCTGGCATTAGCTTTGGTGGCACACCCAGGACCAGTTCCAGCTTCAGCAGTACAGCCAGCATTTGCATTAGTGGTATACCCAGCACTAGCACTAGTTTTGGTGGTGCAGCCAGTACCAGCTCTAGTTTCAACAGTGAAGCCTGCATTAGCTTTAGTGGCATACTTTGTACCAGTGCCATCTTTGGTGGTGGGGTCAGCTCTAGTTTCAGTGTCTCACTTAGCACCAGTCCCAGTTTCAGTGGTGGAGCCAGCTCTGGCTTTGGAGGCACACTCAGCACCACCACTGGCTTCAATGGTGCATTTACTACCAGTAGCAGATTTAGCAGTATGCCCAGAACCAGTTCAGTCTTTAGTGGTGCACTTAGCATCAGGACTGGATTTGGTGGCACATTGAGCACTAGTGTCTGCTTTGGTTTCTCTCCCAGCTCTGGTGCCAGCTTTGGTGGCACACTTAATACCAGTTTCTGCTTTGGTGGCTCTCCTAGCACCACCACTGGTTTTGATGGAGTACTCAGCACCAGTGTCCCCTTTGGTGGCTCTTCCAGCACCAGCACTGACTTTGGTGGTACACTAAGCACCAGCATCTGCTTTGGTGGCTCTTCCAGCACTGGTGCCAGCTTTGGTGGTTCATTCAGCACCAGTGCTGGTTTTAGCAGTGCTGTCAGCACTAGTGCTAGCTTTAGCAGTGCACCCAGCACCATCTCTGGCTTTGGCAGTATGTTCAGCACCAATGCTGACTTCAGTGGGGCGCTTAGCACCACTACTGACTCTGGCATTGCTCCCAGTACCAGCATTGGCTTTGGTGGAATTCCCAGCACCAGCCTCTGCTTTGGCAGTATGTCTAACACCAACCTATGCTTTGGTGGCCCTCCTAGCACTAGCACCTGCTTTAGTGGTGCTACCAGTGCTAGTTTTGGTGATGGATCCAGTACCGCTGCTGGTTTCATCTTTGGCAATGGGTTAAGCACCAATGCTGGATTTCGTGGTGGGCTGAGCACCAGTGCTGGCTTTCGTAGTGGACTAGGCACCAGTGCTATCTTCAGTAGTGAACTGAACACCAGTGCTGGCTTTGGTGGTGGACTGATCTCAAATGATGGCTTTGGTGATGGACTGGGCACCAACGCTGGTTTTAGCAGCACACTTGGCACAAGTGCTGGCTTTAGTGGTGGCCTCAGCATCAGTGATGGTTTTGGTGCTGGCCCTAATAACAGCTTCAACAGAGGACCAAGTACCATCATTGGCTTTGGCAGTGGTTCCAACACCAGCACTGGCTTTATTGGCGAACCCTGCACCAGCACCAGCTTCAATTGTGGACCCAGTTCTATCACTGGCTTCAGCAGTGGACCAAGCAGTAGTGCTGGCTTTGGCGGTGGACTGAGAAATGGTGCTGGCTTTAGTGGTGGAGCCACCAGACTTGGTGCCTGTAGCTTCTCTTATGGCTAG